Proteins encoded in a region of the Megalops cyprinoides isolate fMegCyp1 chromosome 3, fMegCyp1.pri, whole genome shotgun sequence genome:
- the itpkca gene encoding inositol-trisphosphate 3-kinase C encodes MDKQAFLDDVSIERNGGGPGVGVQWGVVVGPAHSCPAKEEIVIPTGDKNSYLDNRDNILSSVEDSAVADSSDNIVVRSTLHAQMTKTPAIAAPCPNKGEKSHSSPNVSKKQIFAPTDPAKQQHETQCSNISDSQASSGIIPRLIVTCDSRSSRTASKATAISGFSFDIHADEESPCSDSGFGGSPTPPLLFRKLSNSSSVGLSPASSFEESEDDFTGSDMELNTHPAAPQMLGSPDEIAGSKSWKKVKTMVHWSPFMVSFKKRYPWVQLAGHAGNFQAGDYGKLLKRYCECEQQCLQKLMADPLRPFVPGYYGVVQRDEQDYNLMDDLLADFVSPSIMDCKMGSRTYLEEELVKARERPQLRRDMYEKMVEVDPMAPTAEERDQQGVLKPRYMQWRETLSSTATLGFRIEGIKKADGTCNTSFKKTKHREQVKAALEDFVDRNPQILKSYLQRLKELRMVLEKSEFFRAHEVVGSSLLFVHEETGQARVWMIDFGKTVPLPPPRTLDHRTPWVEGNREDGYLWGLDNLIDILTDMLPGA; translated from the exons ATGGATAAGCAGGCATTCCTCGATGATGTCAGTATCGAGCGGAACGGGGGTGGTCCGGGTGTGGGGGTACAATGGGGGGTGGTGGTAGGCCCTGCCCACTCGTGTCCAGCGAAGGAGGAGATTGTGATACCCACTGGAGATAAGAACTCGTATTTGGACAATCGAGACAACATCCTTAGTAGTGTTGAGGATTCAGCTGTGGCAGACTCCTCTGACAACATTGTTGTACGTAGTACCCTGCACGCACAGATGACCAAAACTCCGGCAATCGCGGCTCCTTGCCCGAACAAGGGGGAAAAGAGCCACAGCTCTCCCAACGTCTCAAAGAAACAGATTTTCGCCCCGACCGACCCCGCAAAACAACAACACGAGACTCAGTGCAGCAACATATCAGATAGTCAAGCTTCCTCTGGGATTATCCCACGACTCATTGTGACCTGCGATTCGAGATCCAGCCGAACTGCATCGAAGGCCACGGCAATCAGCGGATTCTCCTTTGACATACATGCCGACGAAGAGTCGCCTTGCTCGGACAGCGGCTTTGGGGGCTCCCCCACTCCGCCGCTCTTGTTCCGAAAACTCTCGAATTCGTCTTCCGTCGGCTTGTCCCCAGCGTCCTCTTTTGAGGAATCCGAAGACGACTTCACTGGCAGCGACATGGAGCTCAACACCCACCCGGCTGCGCCTCAGATGCTGGGCAGTCCGGATGAAATTGCTGGG AGCAAGTCTTGGAAGAAGGTGAAGACCATGGTGCACTGGTCCCCCTTCATGGTGTCCTTTAAGAAGCGATACCCCTGGGTGCAGCTCGCAGGCCATGCAG GGAACTTCCAGgcaggggattatgggaaacTGTTGAAGAGGTACTGCGAGTGTGAGCAGCAGTGCCTGCAGAAGCTGATGGCTGATCCTCTGCGGCCGTTTGTGCCCGGCTACTACGGCGTGGTGCAGCGCGACGAGCAGGACTACAACCTGATGGATGACCTGCTGGCTGACTTCGTCTCGCCCTCCATCATGGACTGCAAGATGGGCAGCCG GACAtacctggaggaggagctggtgaaGGCGCGGGAGAGACCTCAGCTGAGGCGGGACATGTACGAGAAGATGGTGGAGGTGGACCCCATGGCCCCCACTGCCGAGGAGAGGGACCAACAGGGGGTGCTGAAGCCCCGCTACATGCAGTGGAGGGAGACGCTGAGCTCCACGGCAACACTGGGCTTCCGCATCGAGGGCATCAAG AAAGCCGACGGCACGTGCAACACCAGCTTCAAGAAGACCAAGCACAGGGAGCAGGTGAAGGCGGCCCTGGAGGACTTTGTAGACCGGAACCCTCAAATTCTG AAGAGTTACCTGCAGAGGCTAAAGGAGCTGCGTATGGTCCTGGAAAAATCTGAATTCTTCAGGGCACATGAG GTGGTGGGAagctctctgctgtttgtgcaCGAGGAGACGGGGCAGGCCCGGGTCTGGATGATCGACTTTGGGAAGACCGTGCCCCTGCCGCCGCCGCGCACCCTGGACCACCGCACGCCCTGGGTGGAGGGCAACCGAGAGGACGGCTACCTGTGGGGCCTGGACAACCTCATCGACATCCTGACGGACATGCTGCCCGGCGCCTGA